One genomic segment of Bacteroidota bacterium includes these proteins:
- a CDS encoding T9SS type A sorting domain-containing protein, giving the protein MKKLLLIAAVLLYVSTNAQFFQRNYGIPNDHDQLTHGFNTNVLGFGHFMVGNSLTSSGTMPLTAVRTDVNGAPFFAPNFANNYLIDDGSFNLLAGRARSFEIPGATGFGIVVEVSGNTNGLAYLNLDPMGNPTFIALHAPTTAGQTALIAHVVVNDLTNMDAIVVGTIIDNNFTIAQEYPFAYSFDIATGTINWSTYYDHATGFTPAINVRAHDCALLPASGWLGVVGKSTAPGFTIGDDGFYMLLDITTGGWLGPSLIYDWGFNEDLKAIHFSTATGLFATCGNFDFFGQRDVLTMLIIPPPAPPVWGTVMQYNNTLGNPTNVEPSDIYTRTSVTPPGMAEFYVAGTATDGNMLRTDAMVYKLDVNLNPVGQFTYGNPFPGVGVDLDGYDGTGSDGLSTFANLTPTAMSTNMDFHHVKSYFNGQSGCNEDLQLPILQLIPPPLFIPVPTNPIPNVIAVGGSLNVTPTPFPTVVPMCFNTSIPGGSNAKVAPLEEKADREAKMSPNPVPQGASALLLEVNTEVPVDVEVAIYDMLGKQYYSGMQHLSSGDNRLPINISGINMAQGTYIVKITGIDFNKNLTLLVK; this is encoded by the coding sequence ATGAAAAAACTTCTACTAATTGCAGCAGTGCTACTGTATGTAAGCACTAACGCTCAATTCTTCCAGCGTAACTACGGTATTCCTAACGACCATGATCAGCTTACGCACGGGTTTAATACCAATGTGCTGGGTTTTGGCCATTTTATGGTGGGAAATTCGTTGACAAGCTCGGGAACGATGCCGCTAACAGCAGTAAGAACCGATGTAAACGGGGCACCCTTTTTTGCTCCAAACTTTGCAAACAATTACTTAATTGACGACGGCAGTTTTAACCTGCTGGCAGGAAGGGCACGTTCTTTCGAAATCCCCGGGGCAACAGGCTTTGGTATTGTTGTTGAAGTGAGCGGTAACACCAACGGATTAGCCTATCTTAATTTAGATCCTATGGGTAATCCAACCTTTATTGCATTGCACGCTCCAACTACTGCGGGTCAAACGGCTCTGATAGCCCATGTGGTAGTTAATGATTTAACCAATATGGATGCTATTGTTGTGGGTACCATTATTGATAATAACTTTACTATCGCTCAAGAATACCCATTCGCTTATAGTTTTGATATAGCCACCGGCACTATTAATTGGTCAACCTATTATGACCATGCAACAGGATTTACTCCTGCCATTAATGTTCGGGCACACGATTGTGCATTGTTGCCGGCTTCGGGATGGCTGGGTGTGGTTGGGAAATCAACAGCGCCAGGATTTACTATTGGCGATGATGGCTTTTATATGTTGCTTGATATAACCACAGGCGGATGGTTGGGGCCAAGCTTGATATATGATTGGGGATTTAACGAAGACTTAAAAGCAATTCACTTTTCAACAGCTACGGGCTTATTTGCTACCTGTGGTAATTTCGATTTTTTTGGTCAAAGGGATGTGCTAACAATGTTAATTATACCGCCTCCTGCTCCACCTGTTTGGGGTACGGTAATGCAGTATAATAATACTTTGGGAAATCCCACAAATGTTGAACCTTCAGATATATACACACGAACTTCCGTAACGCCCCCCGGCATGGCTGAATTTTATGTAGCAGGAACTGCCACAGATGGTAATATGCTCAGAACGGATGCCATGGTTTATAAGTTAGATGTTAACTTAAACCCTGTAGGACAGTTTACATACGGAAACCCATTTCCGGGTGTAGGGGTGGATTTGGATGGCTACGATGGAACAGGTAGCGATGGATTGAGCACCTTTGCAAATTTGACCCCCACTGCCATGTCAACAAATATGGACTTTCATCATGTTAAGTCGTATTTTAATGGTCAATCAGGCTGTAATGAAGATTTACAGTTACCCATACTACAGTTGATACCTCCTCCGCTTTTTATTCCTGTTCCGACTAACCCCATACCAAATGTTATTGCAGTTGGCGGAAGCTTAAATGTAACACCAACACCATTCCCAACAGTAGTACCAATGTGCTTCAATACAAGCATTCCTGGGGGAAGCAACGCCAAAGTAGCACCTTTAGAGGAGAAAGCCGACCGTGAGGCCAAAATGAGTCCAAACCCTGTACCACAAGGTGCATCGGCATTGTTGTTAGAAGTGAACACCGAAGTGCCTGTGGATGTTGAGGTGGCCATTTATGATATGTTGGGCAAGCAATACTACAGCGGTATGCAACATCTTAGCAGCGGCGACAATCGTTTGCCAATTAATATTTCAGGTATTAACATGGCGCAAGGAACTTATATAGTTAAAATAACAGGGATTGATTTTAATAAAAACTTAACCTTATTAGTTAAATAA
- a CDS encoding OmpA family protein: MKVPALFFALFLSTTALLAQQSTIKTSIYFEVDTFTLSKEHQKRLDKVTDTLKKLNIQEIVLRGNTDADADSIYNIRLSVKRVTSVKNYLVAKGIDISKIKADYYGENKPISDNETETGKQKNRRVDIIASTLNNKVIEITTIVQDSISAITEIRDTCGFDTTFTLPNGTIVIMNRCELLEQLQCGGIKITEFIQPQTLRDSAIYTMDVNGNTLISGGMLEFKTCNGLCLQHPITFLIKVKEDCEPPCTMSLWEETTAWKPLKNTSVKTVFHNGKKYLEFKITCPGFFNLDCSYSMQNLTIKIPRKYQLLEVRVTNDCPMWSYKTTINTNEKTHKVKICIICQPTDSIKNNYIYVKAISPKGDTVIVNHKRVHNLSFRYKLFPGHKCRGPKQKEPCPNILYYFGRGKSKIKIREKDFDIIIPRKKQN, translated from the coding sequence ATGAAAGTACCAGCCTTGTTTTTTGCCCTTTTTCTTTCCACCACGGCTTTGTTGGCACAGCAATCAACCATTAAGACAAGTATTTATTTTGAGGTTGATACGTTTACCCTCAGCAAGGAGCATCAAAAGCGCCTCGACAAAGTTACCGATACACTAAAAAAACTGAACATACAGGAAATTGTATTGCGGGGTAATACTGATGCTGATGCAGACAGTATATACAACATTCGTCTTTCGGTTAAAAGGGTAACCTCAGTCAAAAACTATTTGGTAGCAAAAGGAATTGACATATCAAAAATTAAGGCGGACTACTATGGTGAAAACAAACCTATATCGGATAATGAAACTGAGACCGGTAAACAGAAAAACAGACGAGTAGATATAATTGCCAGTACACTAAATAATAAAGTAATAGAAATCACTACAATTGTTCAAGATTCAATTTCGGCAATCACAGAAATAAGGGATACCTGCGGTTTTGATACTACCTTCACGCTTCCGAACGGAACCATTGTGATAATGAATCGTTGTGAACTGTTAGAACAATTGCAATGTGGAGGGATTAAAATAACTGAATTTATACAGCCTCAAACTCTTCGTGATTCAGCAATATACACCATGGATGTTAATGGTAATACTCTTATCTCTGGAGGAATGCTTGAATTTAAAACATGTAATGGTTTATGCTTACAACACCCTATAACATTTCTCATTAAAGTTAAGGAAGATTGTGAACCTCCTTGCACAATGAGCCTTTGGGAAGAAACTACAGCTTGGAAACCCTTAAAGAACACTTCCGTCAAAACAGTATTTCATAATGGAAAAAAATATCTTGAATTCAAAATTACTTGTCCAGGCTTTTTCAACCTAGATTGTAGCTACAGTATGCAGAACTTAACAATAAAGATACCAAGGAAATATCAGCTATTAGAGGTAAGAGTTACCAATGATTGTCCAATGTGGTCATATAAAACAACAATAAACACCAACGAGAAAACACATAAAGTAAAAATCTGCATTATTTGTCAACCAACGGACAGTATAAAAAATAATTATATTTATGTAAAAGCAATTTCTCCTAAAGGAGACACAGTAATAGTAAATCATAAAAGAGTACACAACCTCTCTTTCAGATATAAACTGTTTCCTGGACATAAATGTCGAGGACCAAAACAAAAAGAACCTTGTCCCAACATCTTATATTATTTTGGAAGAGGAAAATCAAAGATTAAAATCCGAGAAAAGGATTTTGACATTATCATACCCAGAAAAAAACAAAACTAA
- a CDS encoding sigma-70 family RNA polymerase sigma factor → MGLFNKTYNNFTDEELMGLVGKGVKAAFNELYNRYDKKLHYFMLKILQYDAEKASDFLHDIFVQIIEKPERFDTTKKFSTWVYTLAKNMCLNELRNSANRARLATDAGKQQETMYNPAYVAKMDASLFATELNKIYTELSEKEQLIITLRFQQELSIKEIAEIMDCPEGTVKSGIYYLLKRIAKKIPHFNPNS, encoded by the coding sequence TTGGGTTTATTTAATAAAACATACAACAATTTTACCGATGAGGAACTTATGGGCCTTGTCGGTAAAGGCGTTAAAGCGGCTTTTAATGAGTTATACAACAGGTATGATAAAAAGCTGCACTATTTTATGCTTAAAATATTGCAGTACGATGCCGAGAAAGCCAGCGATTTTTTACACGATATTTTTGTACAGATAATTGAAAAACCCGAACGGTTTGATACCACCAAAAAGTTTAGCACTTGGGTGTATACATTGGCTAAAAATATGTGTTTAAACGAATTGCGAAACAGTGCTAACAGAGCTCGTTTGGCAACAGATGCAGGTAAACAACAGGAAACAATGTACAACCCTGCCTACGTTGCAAAAATGGATGCTTCGCTTTTTGCAACAGAATTAAATAAAATATATACCGAGCTTAGTGAGAAAGAACAATTGATAATTACGTTACGGTTTCAACAAGAGTTATCAATAAAAGAAATAGCTGAAATAATGGATTGCCCTGAGGGAACTGTTAAATCAGGCATTTATTATCTCCTAAAGCGAATAGCTAAAAAAATACCCCACTTTAACCCTAATAGTTAA
- a CDS encoding multidrug transporter, whose protein sequence is MHAGRHYSIKEVLYWTRRDIIVIIILSAIPATLYDVFDIKWLNIPWLPIALIGTAVAFIIGFKNNATYGRTWEARQIWGAIVNSSRTWGIMAKDFVTNNHAKSPVSGEELKQIQQWLIYRHIAWLTALRFQLRQPRKWENLNVNYNAEYRSNYSIPELENNLEDELAKVLPPEEIQLILSKQNPAAQLITLQSEVLGKLNTAGLVDDLRHVEMQNMLKDFFDQQGKCERIKNFPYPRQFATLNLYFVRLFIILVPFGMLKEFEKIGENYIWLTVPFSALVCWVFNTMEKIGEVTENPFEGTPNDVPISALSRTIEIDLREMLGETDLPPKIEPMHNILM, encoded by the coding sequence ATGCACGCAGGTCGCCATTATAGCATCAAAGAAGTTTTATACTGGACCCGTAGGGATATTATTGTAATAATAATATTATCGGCCATACCCGCTACATTGTACGATGTGTTCGACATTAAATGGCTGAATATACCGTGGCTGCCTATTGCACTTATTGGTACCGCCGTGGCCTTTATCATCGGTTTTAAAAACAATGCTACGTATGGCCGCACCTGGGAGGCACGACAAATATGGGGAGCTATTGTAAATAGCAGCCGCACTTGGGGTATTATGGCTAAGGATTTTGTCACAAATAATCATGCAAAATCACCGGTAAGCGGAGAGGAACTAAAGCAAATACAACAATGGTTAATATACAGACACATTGCCTGGCTTACAGCCCTGAGATTTCAATTGAGACAACCCAGAAAGTGGGAAAACCTGAATGTAAACTACAATGCTGAATACCGCAGTAATTACAGCATCCCTGAGCTTGAGAACAACTTGGAAGACGAGCTGGCTAAAGTATTACCGCCGGAAGAGATTCAACTGATTCTTAGCAAACAAAATCCAGCAGCGCAACTAATTACACTACAATCGGAAGTATTGGGCAAATTAAATACAGCAGGACTAGTAGATGATTTGCGCCATGTGGAAATGCAGAACATGCTGAAAGACTTTTTTGACCAACAAGGTAAGTGCGAGCGCATAAAAAACTTCCCTTATCCACGCCAGTTTGCTACACTCAACTTATACTTTGTTCGTTTGTTCATCATTCTTGTTCCGTTTGGAATGCTAAAAGAGTTTGAGAAAATAGGCGAGAACTATATCTGGCTTACTGTTCCATTCAGCGCGTTGGTTTGCTGGGTGTTTAATACCATGGAGAAGATAGGAGAAGTAACCGAAAATCCTTTTGAGGGAACACCCAACGATGTTCCCATATCAGCACTTAGCCGCACCATAGAAATTGACCTTAGGGAAATGCTTGGAGAGACGGATTTGCCTCCAAAAATTGAGCCTATGCACAATATCTTGATGTAA
- a CDS encoding T9SS type A sorting domain-containing protein: protein MKIKLLLALLFTSASIFLTAQVNLTNGLVAFYPLNGDASDSSSNGLDGTLIGTSSTSNRFGNSNSAISFNGSSDAITVAHNSLLNLTSDKTISVWYKIIDSSSFNPYPTLIYKKGSTDYPTFGLYFREEIAYGSSRFRPCFIQGSTINKEVYTKERYRDYINQWVHLLVSYSSSDGYMRIYFNGVLSDSLSTPSFVSNTSTESLQIGRGNSINFSANYFKGSLDDIRIYNRVLNNAEINAVFTETFSTSIGDVYSDAKTFIVYPNSFSTTVTIYSPNAADNEVVVKIFDLQGKLVGETMFVNGDVVDLTHLKQGNYIFQIENNNIIERHRVVKQ, encoded by the coding sequence ATGAAAATAAAACTACTTTTAGCTTTACTTTTTACTTCTGCTTCAATTTTTTTAACGGCTCAAGTAAACCTAACCAATGGTTTGGTTGCATTTTATCCTCTAAACGGAGATGCATCAGACTCTAGTTCGAATGGATTAGACGGCACTCTAATCGGAACCTCATCAACTTCTAATCGATTCGGAAACTCAAACTCTGCTATATCATTTAATGGCTCAAGCGATGCCATTACAGTTGCCCACAATTCATTACTAAATCTTACTAGCGACAAAACCATTTCAGTATGGTATAAAATCATTGACAGCAGTAGCTTTAACCCATACCCTACTCTTATCTACAAAAAGGGTTCTACTGATTACCCAACTTTTGGTTTATATTTTCGTGAGGAGATCGCCTATGGATCATCACGTTTTAGGCCATGTTTTATTCAGGGCTCTACTATCAACAAAGAAGTATACACTAAAGAACGATACAGAGACTATATAAACCAATGGGTTCATCTTTTGGTTTCATATTCTTCATCTGATGGGTATATGCGCATATATTTCAACGGAGTTCTTTCAGATTCTTTGTCGACACCTTCTTTTGTATCAAATACTTCAACTGAAAGCCTTCAAATTGGTCGTGGTAATTCAATTAATTTCTCTGCCAATTACTTTAAAGGGTCACTAGATGACATTAGGATTTACAATAGGGTGCTTAATAATGCTGAAATCAATGCTGTTTTTACGGAAACATTTTCAACAAGCATAGGTGATGTATACTCTGATGCAAAGACCTTTATAGTTTACCCCAACTCATTTTCTACAACCGTAACGATATATTCACCTAATGCTGCGGATAATGAAGTAGTAGTTAAAATATTTGATTTACAAGGAAAACTTGTAGGAGAGACGATGTTTGTTAACGGCGATGTTGTAGACTTAACACATCTTAAACAAGGTAACTACATCTTCCAGATTGAAAACAACAATATTATTGAAAGACATAGGGTTGTTAAACAATAA
- the ftcD gene encoding glutamate formimidoyltransferase — protein MQRIIECVPNFSEGRDMAVIKQITDVIEAVEGVRLLDVDPGKATNRTVVTFVGEPDAVIEAAYQAIKKAGEVIDMSKHTGEHPRMGATDVCPLIPVAGISMEETAKYAQKLAKRVGEELNLPIYLYEEAQADKNRSNLSVIRAGEYEGFFDKIKLPEWKPDFGPAVFDAKRGATVIGARDFLIAYNVNLNTKSTRIANAIAFDVREAGRNKRIGHPVLGELVLDENGEPVRIPGTLKAVKAIGWYIEEYGVAQISMNLTNMNVTSVHMAFDEVCNKATARGVRVTGSELVGLIPLQAMLEAGRYFLNKQGRSEGVSEEELIFIAIKSMGLDELGPFNPNEKIIEYKLRSIADERLVNMTLKEFANETASDSPAPGGGSIAAYVGALGVSLGAMVANLSADKRGWEDKREFFSEWAKNGQELKKALIADVDEDTRAFNRIMEAFGLPKSNDEEKKARSLAIEEATKYACQVPYKVMETAYSGLVLLGQMIEKGNPNSITDAGVGVLCVKTAVRGAYFNVLVNAQGLKDRAFADDIKDRAQQLLAVNHAKADDLIAKVEAAIK, from the coding sequence ATGCAAAGAATTATAGAGTGTGTGCCTAATTTTAGTGAAGGCCGCGATATGGCGGTAATAAAGCAGATTACAGATGTAATTGAAGCCGTTGAGGGGGTAAGGTTGTTAGATGTAGACCCCGGCAAAGCTACTAACCGCACCGTAGTAACTTTTGTGGGTGAACCTGATGCTGTGATAGAAGCGGCTTACCAAGCAATAAAAAAGGCCGGTGAAGTAATAGATATGAGCAAACACACCGGTGAGCATCCACGTATGGGTGCTACAGATGTGTGCCCGTTGATACCCGTTGCAGGCATCAGTATGGAAGAAACTGCCAAGTATGCTCAAAAATTGGCAAAAAGGGTAGGAGAAGAACTGAACCTGCCCATCTATTTATACGAAGAGGCTCAAGCAGACAAAAACCGCAGCAATCTTTCGGTAATACGTGCCGGTGAATACGAAGGCTTCTTTGATAAAATCAAATTACCTGAATGGAAGCCTGATTTCGGGCCTGCGGTGTTTGATGCAAAACGCGGTGCTACAGTAATTGGGGCACGCGATTTTCTAATTGCCTATAATGTTAACCTAAATACAAAATCAACCCGTATAGCCAACGCAATAGCGTTTGATGTGCGCGAAGCAGGTCGTAACAAACGCATCGGCCACCCTGTATTAGGCGAATTGGTGTTGGATGAAAACGGCGAGCCTGTCCGTATTCCGGGTACATTAAAGGCGGTAAAAGCCATTGGTTGGTACATTGAAGAATACGGTGTGGCGCAAATAAGCATGAACCTTACCAATATGAATGTAACCTCGGTGCACATGGCTTTTGATGAGGTGTGCAACAAAGCTACTGCAAGGGGAGTGAGAGTTACAGGTTCAGAATTGGTAGGATTGATACCCTTACAAGCAATGTTAGAGGCCGGACGCTACTTTTTGAACAAGCAAGGCCGCAGTGAAGGGGTGAGCGAAGAAGAACTAATCTTTATTGCGATTAAATCAATGGGACTGGACGAGTTAGGTCCGTTTAATCCTAACGAGAAAATTATTGAATACAAACTGCGCAGCATAGCCGATGAAAGATTGGTAAACATGACTTTAAAAGAGTTTGCCAATGAAACGGCCAGCGATAGCCCGGCACCGGGTGGTGGTTCAATAGCTGCCTATGTTGGAGCATTGGGCGTGTCATTAGGCGCAATGGTAGCCAATTTAAGCGCAGATAAACGCGGATGGGAAGACAAACGCGAGTTCTTTTCAGAATGGGCTAAAAACGGCCAAGAACTTAAAAAGGCATTGATTGCTGATGTGGATGAAGACACCCGCGCATTTAATCGCATTATGGAAGCATTTGGGTTGCCTAAGTCTAACGACGAGGAGAAAAAAGCCCGTTCATTGGCTATTGAAGAAGCCACGAAATATGCTTGCCAAGTTCCGTATAAAGTAATGGAAACTGCTTACAGCGGATTGGTATTGCTAGGACAAATGATTGAAAAGGGTAACCCCAATAGTATCACTGATGCAGGTGTGGGAGTACTATGCGTGAAAACAGCCGTTCGCGGGGCATACTTTAATGTGCTTGTGAATGCACAGGGTTTAAAAGACCGTGCTTTTGCCGATGATATAAAAGACCGAGCTCAACAACTATTGGCGGTGAACCATGCTAAAGCAGATGATCTTATCGCAAAGGTTGAAGCAGCGATAAAATAA
- a CDS encoding helix-turn-helix transcriptional regulator has product MDGQVRTKVECKAHMRPITDTLEIVGGKWKLPILFELLHQGTPLRFMELQRQIGSVTAKMLSKELKDLEVNQLVARKVYATTPVTVEYEMTEYGKTLGKVIRALHEWGSQHRARILDGVELPIEISNEDCEGNQIN; this is encoded by the coding sequence ATGGATGGACAGGTGAGAACCAAGGTAGAATGTAAGGCCCACATGAGGCCAATAACTGATACGCTTGAAATTGTAGGTGGTAAGTGGAAACTGCCTATATTGTTTGAGTTGCTGCACCAAGGAACACCTTTGCGCTTTATGGAGTTGCAACGACAAATTGGAAGTGTGACTGCAAAAATGCTCTCTAAAGAGTTGAAGGATTTGGAGGTGAACCAATTAGTTGCACGCAAAGTTTACGCAACAACCCCCGTTACTGTTGAATATGAAATGACGGAGTACGGAAAAACACTTGGGAAAGTAATACGTGCTTTGCACGAATGGGGCTCACAACACCGTGCGAGAATATTAGATGGGGTAGAGCTGCCCATTGAAATAAGCAATGAAGATTGCGAAGGGAACCAAATAAACTAA
- a CDS encoding DoxX family protein, whose amino-acid sequence MKKATTIARILLGAIFTLFSLMYFFNMMPAQEMHGATATFMTGLFSSGYMMTLVKAIELICGIALITGQFVPLTTVVIFPITLNIFLFHAFLEPASVAMSIVLLALNLFLAYTQKERYQLILARK is encoded by the coding sequence ATGAAAAAAGCAACAACGATAGCCCGCATTCTGTTGGGCGCAATCTTTACATTATTCTCTCTGATGTACTTCTTTAATATGATGCCTGCACAAGAAATGCACGGTGCAACAGCAACCTTCATGACGGGCCTGTTCAGCTCTGGCTATATGATGACTCTGGTAAAAGCGATTGAACTTATTTGCGGAATTGCATTAATCACGGGGCAATTTGTACCACTAACCACTGTTGTAATCTTCCCGATTACCCTTAACATTTTCTTATTTCACGCTTTTCTTGAGCCTGCTTCAGTAGCCATGTCGATAGTGTTGCTGGCATTAAACCTGTTTCTCGCCTACACACAAAAAGAGCGTTACCAACTAATACTTGCGCGTAAATAA
- the gldM gene encoding gliding motility protein GldM encodes MATGKLSLRQKMINMMYLVLLAILALNVSAEVLKAFYMMEVSMRKTGENIDAKNNFVLQSFADLMKNQPERTKEWEAKAQQGRVISEDFVKYIEQLKKELADESGGRVVDDSGKEAELKNSDNTEKHANILLNKGKAAELKRRINEARDRMIALVPQEDRKNIRTDLYTLDENGKTWEVINFEGVPIAAVMATMTKLQNDCKNTYADVLNVLYSKTGVGPVTIDVLEAHIVPKKPFVMAGDKFEADIFLAASDSKQAAEIVLDGQTYAAPNGMFNYSKQATTQGEQTVKGVIKVKGRDGLKEYPFSTTYNVFSGFAAVSADAMKVLYMGLENPISISVPGVPTDRVIATISNGSLAKVRDNQYIARVNAKGNVTINISVRNDDGSIKSFGQYVFRAKTPPPPSAQLGGLKPSTESKGVILAQNNLFAVPAYDIGFAGVSYKVTSYSCLIRRKNDFIGPISIIGSAVPQNIKDQINTLKKGDVIIFSEIKGTGPLGANTMPDISYTVR; translated from the coding sequence ATGGCAACAGGAAAACTAAGCTTGCGCCAAAAGATGATCAACATGATGTATCTGGTGCTATTGGCCATTTTGGCCTTAAATGTGAGTGCGGAAGTGCTGAAAGCCTTTTATATGATGGAGGTAAGCATGCGCAAAACGGGTGAGAATATCGATGCAAAAAACAACTTCGTGTTACAAAGTTTTGCCGATTTGATGAAAAACCAGCCCGAACGTACCAAAGAATGGGAAGCGAAAGCACAGCAGGGGAGAGTGATTTCTGAAGACTTTGTAAAGTACATTGAGCAATTAAAGAAAGAATTGGCAGATGAAAGCGGCGGCAGAGTTGTTGATGACTCAGGTAAAGAAGCTGAATTAAAAAACAGTGACAATACAGAGAAACATGCCAATATTTTACTGAATAAAGGTAAAGCAGCCGAATTGAAACGACGAATTAATGAAGCACGCGACCGCATGATTGCCTTAGTGCCCCAAGAAGACCGCAAGAATATCCGTACTGATTTATATACCCTTGATGAAAACGGTAAAACATGGGAGGTGATAAACTTTGAGGGGGTTCCCATTGCCGCGGTAATGGCAACTATGACAAAGCTTCAGAACGATTGCAAAAATACCTATGCCGATGTTTTGAATGTGCTTTACAGTAAAACCGGCGTTGGGCCTGTTACCATTGATGTGCTTGAGGCTCATATTGTTCCGAAAAAACCTTTTGTGATGGCCGGTGATAAGTTTGAAGCCGATATTTTTCTTGCTGCATCGGATAGTAAGCAGGCAGCAGAGATAGTGCTTGACGGGCAAACTTATGCTGCTCCAAATGGGATGTTTAACTATTCAAAACAGGCAACAACTCAAGGGGAACAAACCGTAAAAGGGGTGATAAAGGTGAAAGGACGCGACGGTTTGAAAGAATATCCGTTTAGCACTACCTACAATGTTTTTAGCGGGTTTGCAGCAGTATCTGCCGATGCAATGAAAGTACTGTATATGGGATTAGAAAACCCTATTTCAATTTCAGTGCCCGGTGTGCCAACCGATAGGGTTATCGCCACTATCAGTAACGGGTCTTTGGCAAAAGTCCGCGACAATCAATACATCGCGAGGGTAAACGCCAAAGGAAATGTTACGATAAATATTTCTGTACGTAATGATGACGGCTCAATTAAAAGTTTCGGGCAATATGTGTTTAGAGCTAAAACTCCGCCTCCCCCAAGTGCGCAATTGGGCGGTTTAAAACCATCTACTGAATCAAAAGGGGTTATTTTAGCACAAAACAACTTGTTTGCTGTGCCTGCTTACGATATAGGTTTTGCAGGGGTCTCTTATAAGGTAACCTCCTACAGTTGTCTTATCCGCCGTAAGAATGATTTTATAGGGCCTATATCCATAATAGGCAGTGCTGTTCCTCAAAATATTAAAGACCAAATTAACACGCTTAAAAAGGGCGATGTTATCATATTTAGCGAGATAAAGGGAACAGGCCCTTTGGGTGCTAATACAATGCCTGATATTTCTTACACGGTTAGATAG